One genomic segment of [Phormidium] sp. ETS-05 includes these proteins:
- a CDS encoding tetratricopeptide repeat protein, producing the protein MNFTKLGQITAIFLVFFTMITTPEKSGFSLPASAADKPAEADSLATQAAQLVQNRQYREAITIYLQLIEQRRSLGVSQEIADTTDKIANLYAKLEEYSKAIEFYHQSLAIYRKIEDKANIGSTLNTIGALNFLQGNYQDALTALQEALTLRRELGDSAGVARTLNNIGAVYRSLGKYPPALEVYQEALPMFREAGNRRGEAALLNNLGIIHNYLGQYDKALVSYEEALVLHRELGQKADEARTLHNMGLAYRWLKDYPKSLQFYRQALELRRQIGDKSGIAQTLNNLGLVLNEQTHYGEALSLLEEALKLVRELDDRAAMGRTIDSLGTVYQSLKQYDIALEHYQQALALEREVGDRESERFTLRNIGDVFHAQNQPEIAIIFYKQSVNVTEAIRQDLKTLSQEQQRSYTATVADTYRHLADLLLKQNRAAEAQQVLDLLKIQELQEYLHSVSGNEETAKGIELLPQEQQLLNDIAAIQNRAINQAEELAQLQQIPPAKRTAAQEQRRQELEANQEEIAAQFHQFITSPDVRAILEKLTWKTGGENIPIASWQTLQYRLQQLNQNAAILYPLVLPDRLELVLVTATAPPIHHSVPVSQQQLETAIHHFRETLTAPSRRFTPKAAKIAGEQLYQWLIKPIENDLNAAGVKTIIYAPDGQLRYIPLAALYDGNQWLIERYSINNITAASLTNFQHRRLDKIQIFAGAFTTGSYEFQVGEIDLVLSGLPGAGQEVANLAKLFPNTTTLIDESFNPQATLPRLNENNIVHLATHAGFLNGYPEDSFILLGDGSRLTLRDLDKLSLPNVELIVLSACQTGMGGVLGNGQEILGFGYQVQQTGAKASIASLWSVNDAGTQALMTVFYEALSSGKFTKTDALHQAQLALVTGNNVDSSLTHPYYWSAFIMIGNGF; encoded by the coding sequence ATGAATTTTACCAAATTAGGCCAAATTACGGCGATTTTTCTGGTATTTTTTACCATGATTACTACCCCAGAAAAATCCGGTTTTTCCCTCCCGGCATCAGCAGCGGATAAACCAGCAGAAGCCGATTCATTAGCAACCCAAGCAGCGCAGCTTGTGCAAAACCGCCAGTATCGAGAAGCAATAACCATATATTTACAGTTAATAGAACAGCGGCGCTCCTTGGGAGTTTCCCAGGAAATTGCCGATACTACTGACAAAATAGCCAATCTTTATGCTAAACTGGAAGAATACAGTAAAGCCATAGAATTTTATCACCAATCTTTGGCGATTTACCGAAAAATAGAGGATAAAGCCAACATCGGTAGCACTCTCAACACCATCGGCGCCCTGAATTTTCTCCAAGGCAATTATCAGGATGCTTTAACCGCCCTGCAAGAAGCCCTAACCCTGCGTAGAGAATTGGGAGATAGTGCGGGAGTAGCGCGGACTTTGAATAATATCGGCGCGGTTTATAGAAGTTTGGGCAAATATCCCCCAGCCTTGGAAGTTTACCAGGAAGCATTACCCATGTTTCGGGAAGCGGGGAACCGCCGGGGTGAGGCGGCTTTGCTGAATAATTTGGGGATAATTCACAATTATTTGGGACAATATGATAAAGCGCTGGTATCATATGAGGAAGCCTTAGTTTTACACCGAGAACTGGGACAGAAAGCGGATGAAGCCCGCACCCTGCATAACATGGGTTTGGCTTACCGGTGGCTGAAAGATTATCCTAAATCCTTGCAATTTTATCGGCAAGCCTTGGAGTTGCGGCGGCAAATTGGGGATAAATCGGGGATTGCTCAAACTTTGAATAATCTGGGATTGGTGCTAAATGAGCAGACTCATTATGGGGAGGCTTTATCCCTGCTGGAGGAGGCTTTAAAGCTGGTGCGGGAATTGGACGATCGAGCCGCAATGGGGCGCACTATAGACAGCCTTGGTACAGTTTACCAAAGCCTCAAACAGTACGATATAGCCTTAGAACATTACCAACAAGCCCTCGCTCTAGAGCGGGAAGTAGGCGACAGAGAAAGCGAGAGATTTACCCTGCGCAACATCGGCGACGTATTCCACGCCCAAAATCAGCCCGAAATCGCCATAATTTTCTACAAACAATCCGTCAACGTCACCGAAGCCATTCGCCAAGATTTAAAAACCCTCTCCCAAGAACAACAGCGATCGTACACCGCCACCGTCGCCGATACCTATCGCCACCTCGCTGACTTGCTGCTGAAACAAAACCGAGCCGCCGAAGCCCAGCAAGTCCTCGACTTACTCAAAATTCAGGAACTGCAAGAATACCTCCACAGCGTCAGCGGGAACGAAGAAACCGCCAAAGGCATAGAATTGCTCCCCCAAGAGCAGCAACTCTTAAACGACATCGCCGCCATCCAAAATCGCGCCATCAACCAAGCAGAAGAACTCGCCCAACTGCAACAAATTCCCCCCGCCAAACGCACCGCCGCCCAGGAGCAGCGACGGCAAGAACTAGAAGCAAATCAGGAGGAAATTGCTGCCCAATTTCATCAATTTATCACCAGTCCCGATGTGCGGGCAATATTGGAAAAACTCACCTGGAAAACTGGGGGCGAAAATATCCCGATCGCCAGTTGGCAAACCCTACAATATCGCCTCCAGCAACTAAACCAAAATGCCGCCATTCTCTATCCTTTAGTTCTGCCCGATCGGCTAGAATTGGTATTAGTCACCGCCACCGCTCCCCCTATTCACCACTCCGTCCCCGTCAGCCAACAGCAGCTAGAAACCGCGATTCACCATTTCCGGGAAACCCTCACCGCTCCCAGCCGTCGGTTTACCCCCAAAGCCGCCAAAATAGCCGGAGAGCAACTATATCAATGGCTGATAAAACCCATAGAAAACGACCTAAATGCTGCAGGAGTGAAAACCATCATTTATGCTCCCGATGGCCAACTCCGCTATATTCCCCTAGCCGCGCTTTACGACGGCAATCAGTGGTTAATCGAGCGTTATAGTATCAATAATATCACAGCCGCCAGCCTCACCAACTTTCAACACCGCCGTTTAGACAAAATCCAAATATTCGCCGGAGCTTTTACTACGGGAAGTTATGAATTTCAAGTAGGCGAGATAGATTTGGTATTATCTGGATTGCCGGGAGCGGGTCAAGAAGTAGCCAATTTAGCGAAGTTATTCCCCAATACCACCACTCTGATAGATGAATCATTTAATCCCCAAGCCACCTTGCCCAGACTCAATGAAAATAATATCGTGCATCTGGCGACACACGCCGGGTTTCTCAACGGTTATCCCGAAGATTCTTTTATCTTGTTAGGGGATGGCAGTCGGCTCACCCTGCGAGATTTAGACAAATTATCTTTACCAAATGTAGAGCTAATCGTATTGAGTGCCTGTCAAACTGGGATGGGTGGGGTGCTGGGAAATGGACAGGAAATATTAGGTTTTGGCTATCAGGTGCAGCAGACGGGGGCTAAAGCATCAATAGCTTCTCTATGGAGCGTCAACGATGCAGGCACCCAAGCATTAATGACTGTGTTTTATGAAGCCTTAAGTAGCGGTAAATTCACCAAAACAGATGCCCTGCACCAAGCACAGTTAGCCCTAGTAACGGGCAACAATGTTGATAGTTCTTTGACTCATCCTTATTACTGGTCAGCGTTTATTATGATTGGTAATGGGTTTTAA
- a CDS encoding tetratricopeptide repeat protein, whose translation MTNELAIIKINQAEESVFMLFIPKSTGIFTGVVLLGLAFTVNHEAGLLTNNRVIAAGLFPTPALGQTLLAQQNDPEVIYRQGIEDYKSGKLPEALTAFEQAVTIWRQQGDTAGEARSLFNIAIIYHKQNQPEKAIEFFNQFLEIAQTSDTTDWRTKLRLGIAREKLGQQEAALDLYWAALEMAQQAGEKEALAAEYQVVCFSNLEQEIWIPPDKPPNIDENSCRPETDSAAEIVLFDDEEENAAVSQPQPE comes from the coding sequence ATGACCAATGAGTTAGCTATAATAAAAATAAATCAAGCAGAGGAATCAGTTTTTATGCTTTTCATTCCTAAATCCACCGGTATTTTTACTGGGGTGGTGCTGCTCGGTCTAGCATTTACCGTGAATCACGAAGCGGGTTTATTAACTAATAACCGGGTTATCGCTGCCGGTTTATTCCCCACCCCAGCTCTAGGGCAAACCCTGCTCGCACAGCAAAACGACCCCGAGGTAATCTATCGCCAAGGCATTGAAGATTACAAAAGTGGCAAATTGCCCGAAGCTCTCACCGCCTTCGAGCAAGCTGTGACGATTTGGCGCCAACAGGGGGACACAGCAGGGGAAGCTCGATCGCTCTTCAATATCGCCATCATTTACCACAAGCAAAACCAGCCCGAAAAAGCGATAGAATTCTTTAACCAGTTTTTAGAAATCGCCCAAACCTCCGACACCACCGACTGGCGGACAAAATTGCGCCTCGGTATCGCCAGAGAAAAGCTCGGTCAGCAGGAAGCCGCCTTAGATTTATATTGGGCTGCCCTAGAAATGGCGCAACAAGCAGGGGAAAAAGAAGCATTAGCCGCAGAATATCAAGTAGTATGCTTCAGCAATTTAGAACAAGAAATCTGGATTCCACCGGACAAACCACCTAATATCGACGAGAATAGCTGCCGTCCCGAAACCGATTCCGCCGCTGAAATCGTCCTATTTGATGACGAGGAAGAGAATGCAGCCGTTTCTCAACCTCAGCCGGAATAG
- a CDS encoding iron uptake porin, whose amino-acid sequence MAEPKAADFSVLEQLEEYNPVNLSLQEQTPLERVNSVFDLTDVFPRDWAYGALERLADRYGCLLAYPDGTYRGNQVILRYEFAAQLAPCLDALERQIKEATGQIGDADLQDIRRLQQEFAAELATIRGRVDNVEAQTAALEANRFTRSATVFGGEVILGLSAAAGGGPPGDGDSQPAFHQFTRLQTVSTFTGKDRLRVELAVGNFSDRGFGNRSAVDTDMALLSFQADSGNRVELSKVEYRFAVGDRVVLTFRPVGFSLSSVLTANSPYFDSGRGSLSRFTQENPVFKIGRLDGGMGLDWLVADKVRFQLAYGTRNSENSNPGGGLFGNDHSALGAQLLLRPAPRILTGISYINGYDDEGRLDTFTGSFNADTSGRLGNPAHIHGVSGTLQWRLQDNLTFGTWGGLMWTDFINQDASATTTTYLFSLGYSDPFGRRGDLAAILFGQPPKLVSGDGVTEDADTSLHFEAFYRFRMSDRLSITPGFFYITNPEHNSSNDDIFVGTVRSVFRF is encoded by the coding sequence GTGGCGGAGCCAAAGGCGGCGGATTTTTCGGTATTAGAACAATTAGAGGAATACAATCCGGTTAATCTGTCTTTGCAGGAGCAAACACCCCTGGAGCGGGTGAATTCGGTGTTTGATTTGACCGATGTGTTTCCCCGAGATTGGGCTTATGGGGCTTTGGAGCGGCTGGCGGACCGTTACGGATGCTTGTTAGCTTACCCCGATGGCACTTATCGGGGGAATCAGGTGATTTTGCGCTACGAGTTTGCGGCGCAGTTGGCCCCTTGTTTGGATGCTCTGGAGCGGCAAATTAAGGAGGCGACTGGTCAGATCGGGGACGCGGATTTGCAGGATATCCGCCGTTTGCAGCAGGAATTTGCGGCGGAATTGGCGACTATCCGGGGACGGGTGGATAATGTGGAAGCGCAAACCGCCGCATTGGAGGCAAATCGGTTTACTCGTTCTGCAACGGTGTTTGGGGGTGAGGTGATTCTGGGGTTGTCGGCGGCAGCGGGGGGCGGTCCGCCAGGAGATGGGGACTCTCAGCCAGCTTTCCATCAGTTTACTCGGTTGCAGACGGTTTCGACGTTTACGGGGAAGGACCGTTTGCGGGTGGAATTGGCGGTGGGGAATTTTAGCGATCGCGGTTTTGGCAACCGCTCGGCGGTGGATACGGATATGGCGTTGCTGTCGTTCCAAGCGGATAGCGGGAACCGAGTGGAGTTGAGCAAGGTAGAGTACCGGTTTGCGGTGGGCGATCGGGTGGTGTTAACCTTCCGTCCCGTAGGTTTCAGTCTCAGCAGCGTCCTCACCGCCAACTCTCCTTATTTTGACTCCGGTCGCGGTTCTCTTTCCCGGTTTACCCAAGAAAACCCGGTGTTTAAAATCGGTCGTCTGGATGGTGGAATGGGTTTAGATTGGTTAGTAGCAGATAAGGTGCGTTTCCAGTTAGCCTACGGAACCCGCAACAGTGAGAATTCTAATCCTGGTGGCGGATTATTTGGTAATGACCATAGTGCATTAGGAGCGCAACTATTGCTCAGACCAGCTCCCCGTATCCTCACTGGCATCAGTTATATCAACGGTTATGATGATGAGGGGCGGTTAGATACTTTTACGGGCAGTTTTAATGCCGATACTTCCGGGCGTTTGGGCAACCCAGCGCATATTCATGGGGTGAGCGGGACGCTACAATGGCGATTACAAGATAATCTCACTTTCGGCACTTGGGGCGGCTTGATGTGGACTGATTTTATTAATCAAGATGCCTCCGCTACTACCACGACTTATTTGTTTTCTTTGGGCTATTCTGACCCATTTGGTCGCCGGGGGGATTTGGCGGCGATATTATTTGGGCAGCCGCCGAAGTTGGTCAGCGGCGACGGCGTGACGGAAGATGCGGATACTTCTTTGCACTTTGAGGCGTTCTATCGGTTTAGGATGAGCGATCGGCTTTCCATCACCCCCGGATTCTTCTACATCACCAACCCCGAACATAATAGCAGCAACGATGATATCTTCGTGGGCACAGTCCGCAGTGTTTTCCGGTTCTAG
- a CDS encoding HigA family addiction module antitoxin, whose product MVLNRPARPAHPGEVIADILDDLQINPADFAQILGVSTGMVNDIIEGRIPVTADMAIRLGKAFGNGPSLWLNLQQKVDIWDAFQANRENYEQVISLV is encoded by the coding sequence ATGGTATTAAATAGACCAGCCAGACCAGCCCATCCAGGAGAAGTTATTGCAGATATTCTGGATGATTTACAAATAAATCCGGCGGATTTTGCCCAAATACTTGGAGTTTCGACTGGAATGGTTAACGATATAATTGAAGGCCGGATACCTGTGACAGCCGATATGGCCATCCGCCTGGGTAAAGCCTTTGGAAATGGACCTAGTTTGTGGTTAAATTTGCAGCAGAAAGTTGATATTTGGGATGCTTTTCAAGCCAATCGAGAAAATTATGAGCAAGTTATTTCATTGGTTTGA
- a CDS encoding DUF4058 family protein: MILPGEDIEGDYRILISRRYQRPNGDLYLCNLRSSLPTLPIPLQQKDADAGLNFQELLNLVYERAGYDDIIDYTKDPVPPLSEADTIWMREMLSR, from the coding sequence TTGATTCTACCAGGCGAAGATATTGAGGGAGATTATCGAATCTTAATCAGTCGGCGCTATCAGCGACCTAACGGAGATTTATATTTATGCAATTTGCGCTCTAGCCTGCCTACGCTGCCGATACCTTTACAGCAGAAAGATGCCGATGCTGGGTTAAATTTTCAGGAATTATTAAACCTAGTTTATGAGCGGGCTGGTTATGATGATATCATCGATTATACCAAAGACCCAGTGCCACCCTTATCAGAAGCTGATACCATTTGGATGCGGGAGATGTTGTCACGGTAG
- a CDS encoding DUF29 family protein has product MEEIITLKELLLKGDISGAIALAEEIEEMSKKDIINNIRSFAVILLLHLIKQQVENRTTRSWDVSIRNSVLEIQGLNKRPKSKGFYLDGEELQLTLTEAYAQALNKASLEVAEGIYDIEELGAMVDAGEIIERALGLIIV; this is encoded by the coding sequence ATGGAAGAAATCATCACTTTGAAAGAGCTGTTGCTGAAAGGGGATATCAGCGGCGCGATCGCCCTTGCCGAAGAAATAGAAGAAATGAGTAAAAAGGATATTATTAACAATATTCGCAGTTTCGCCGTAATTTTGCTATTACATTTGATTAAACAGCAAGTGGAAAATCGCACTACCCGGTCTTGGGATGTATCGATTAGAAATTCCGTTTTAGAAATTCAGGGATTAAACAAACGACCAAAATCTAAAGGATTTTATTTGGATGGGGAAGAATTGCAATTGACTTTGACCGAAGCCTATGCCCAAGCGCTTAACAAAGCATCCTTGGAAGTGGCAGAGGGAATTTATGACATTGAGGAATTAGGAGCTATGGTAGATGCAGGAGAAATCATAGAGCGGGCTTTAGGTTTGATTATAGTGTGA
- a CDS encoding DUF2605 domain-containing protein gives MLNPNRPEPEFLKSLLEPLLEDFQYWFGRSRSLLETESIPFLGVEGQAQLLRRVQQAIEEVNTAKMLFQATGSQVGLEMEVLVTWHKLLTECWQVAMRFRTERSASPELGK, from the coding sequence ATGCTAAATCCAAATAGACCGGAACCGGAATTCCTGAAGAGCTTGCTAGAACCGCTGCTGGAGGACTTTCAATATTGGTTCGGACGATCGCGTAGCCTGCTGGAAACCGAGTCCATCCCGTTTTTGGGTGTGGAGGGGCAAGCCCAATTACTAAGAAGGGTGCAGCAGGCGATCGAGGAAGTAAACACAGCCAAAATGCTGTTCCAAGCCACTGGGAGCCAAGTGGGCTTAGAAATGGAAGTGCTAGTCACCTGGCACAAACTGTTAACAGAATGCTGGCAAGTAGCGATGCGCTTTCGCACAGAGCGATCGGCCAGCCCAGAACTAGGCAAGTAG
- a CDS encoding DUF2973 domain-containing protein yields MLHLLYILAFTILAFLAVGNLIRSLITLSTESHKLSAPSEWNPGPAQSAQNRYRRVPHPEFLDNNGNVVNEPLLVMKSMTVEDARTKLDALYNSSPGVNGETSEQA; encoded by the coding sequence ATGTTGCACTTACTCTACATACTCGCATTTACAATTCTCGCTTTCTTAGCCGTGGGGAACTTAATCCGCAGCTTGATTACCCTCAGTACCGAGTCCCACAAACTCAGTGCCCCCTCAGAATGGAACCCAGGGCCCGCGCAATCAGCACAGAATCGCTACCGCCGCGTCCCCCATCCCGAATTTCTCGATAACAATGGCAACGTAGTCAACGAGCCCCTGTTAGTAATGAAATCCATGACCGTAGAAGACGCCCGCACCAAATTAGACGCACTCTACAATTCCTCTCCCGGAGTCAACGGCGAAACCAGCGAGCAAGCCTAA
- a CDS encoding Uma2 family endonuclease, giving the protein MTPLPEHEVAKIFIADFIKILLEELSIDFWPLGSTTFKNKAMWQGIEPDDCFYIQNEAAVRQKDRLDLATDPPPDLALEVDVTSPTNREIYEGLKVPELWQFNRGKLTIYLLQDNGKYVESTQSAIFPNLPVVDVIPVYLERAKIEGRNQTMRAFRAWVSSETGFLA; this is encoded by the coding sequence ATGACACCGCTGCCAGAACACGAAGTTGCTAAAATTTTTATTGCGGATTTTATCAAAATACTGCTGGAAGAGCTAAGCATTGATTTTTGGCCACTGGGTTCGACCACGTTTAAAAATAAAGCGATGTGGCAAGGCATCGAACCTGATGATTGTTTTTACATTCAAAATGAGGCGGCGGTACGCCAGAAAGATAGATTGGATTTAGCCACTGACCCCCCGCCAGATTTGGCTTTAGAGGTTGATGTGACTTCTCCTACTAATCGGGAGATATACGAGGGGTTAAAAGTGCCGGAACTGTGGCAGTTTAATCGGGGTAAATTGACTATTTATCTGTTGCAAGATAATGGTAAGTATGTAGAATCAACCCAGAGCGCTATTTTTCCTAATTTGCCGGTTGTTGATGTGATTCCTGTTTATCTGGAACGGGCGAAAATTGAGGGCAGAAATCAAACGATGAGGGCTTTTCGGGCTTGGGTGAGTTCAGAAACCGGGTTTCTTGCGTAG
- a CDS encoding isoprenylcysteine carboxylmethyltransferase family protein, which produces MNIFAKWGFTSASWRGEKGEYWVALQALLIFGFIFLPSIGVNFHPTARYAAWTVAVILGLVGSILTLKALLDLKTNLTPLPYPVEEGELVQTGVYRWIRHPIYFGLILLATSWAIWQLSLSHLVGVAVIFAFCNAKASREEAWLQEKYADYDDYRQTVKKLIPWVY; this is translated from the coding sequence ATGAACATTTTTGCTAAATGGGGCTTTACATCCGCCTCCTGGCGGGGTGAAAAGGGAGAATACTGGGTTGCCTTGCAGGCTTTGCTCATTTTCGGCTTTATCTTCTTGCCCTCCATTGGGGTCAACTTCCACCCCACCGCCAGATATGCAGCTTGGACAGTGGCGGTGATACTGGGTTTGGTCGGGTCCATCCTGACTCTCAAAGCCCTCCTCGACCTGAAAACTAACCTCACCCCCTTACCCTACCCCGTGGAAGAGGGGGAATTAGTCCAAACCGGGGTTTACCGCTGGATACGTCATCCCATTTATTTCGGACTGATTTTGCTCGCCACCAGTTGGGCGATTTGGCAACTCAGCTTATCTCATTTAGTCGGAGTGGCGGTGATTTTTGCTTTTTGCAATGCCAAAGCCTCCCGAGAAGAAGCCTGGTTACAGGAAAAGTATGCCGATTATGATGACTACCGCCAAACCGTGAAAAAACTAATTCCCTGGGTTTATTAA
- a CDS encoding fatty acid desaturase, translating to MQANTVIAEDTLKPPSSGSPELPFTLQDLKAAIPAYCFEPSVVKSLGYFFLDVSIIAGLYALAGYINSWWFFPIFWVAQGTMFWALFVVGHDCGHGSFSKLKWLNNLIGHLSHIPILVPYHGWRISHRTHHGNTGNIDTDESWYPVSETKYNQMPWYEKLFRFYVPLLAYPIYLFKRSPNREGSHFLPNSPLFRPSEKWDVLTSSALWVVMVGFLGWLTYEFGWVFLIKYYLVPYIIFVMWLDLVTFLHHTEPDIPWYRGDDWYFLKGALSTIDRSYGFIDPIHHNIGTHVAHHIFLNMPHYHLLTATEAIKPILGDYYRKSEEPIWKSFIHSYQTCHFVSDTGSNIYYQSANKKSS from the coding sequence GTGCAAGCTAACACTGTCATCGCTGAGGATACTTTAAAACCGCCATCTAGCGGCTCGCCCGAATTACCATTTACCCTGCAGGATTTAAAGGCGGCTATTCCCGCTTACTGTTTTGAACCTTCTGTGGTCAAATCTCTGGGGTACTTTTTTTTAGATGTGTCCATCATCGCTGGCCTGTATGCTCTGGCTGGTTATATCAATTCCTGGTGGTTTTTTCCGATTTTTTGGGTAGCCCAAGGCACTATGTTTTGGGCTTTGTTTGTGGTGGGTCACGACTGCGGTCATGGCTCTTTTTCTAAGTTAAAATGGCTAAATAACCTCATCGGCCATCTCAGCCATATCCCCATCCTCGTCCCTTATCACGGGTGGCGCATTAGCCACCGGACTCACCACGGCAATACTGGTAACATCGATACGGATGAAAGCTGGTATCCGGTATCGGAAACCAAATATAACCAAATGCCTTGGTATGAAAAGCTGTTCCGCTTCTATGTGCCATTGCTGGCTTACCCGATTTATTTGTTCAAGCGATCGCCCAACCGCGAAGGTTCGCACTTTCTCCCCAACAGTCCCCTATTCCGCCCCTCAGAAAAATGGGATGTGTTGACCAGTTCGGCCCTCTGGGTGGTAATGGTAGGCTTCCTCGGCTGGCTCACCTATGAATTTGGCTGGGTGTTTCTCATCAAATACTACCTCGTGCCTTACATCATCTTCGTGATGTGGCTGGACCTCGTGACCTTCCTGCACCACACCGAACCGGATATCCCCTGGTATCGCGGCGATGACTGGTATTTCCTCAAAGGGGCATTATCCACCATCGATCGTAGCTACGGCTTCATCGACCCCATCCACCATAACATTGGCACCCACGTCGCCCATCACATCTTCCTCAATATGCCTCACTATCACCTACTCACGGCGACCGAAGCCATCAAACCCATCTTAGGTGATTACTACCGCAAATCCGAGGAACCCATTTGGAAGAGCTTTATCCACTCTTACCAAACCTGCCATTTTGTCTCCGATACCGGCTCCAACATTTACTATCAATCGGCGAACAAGAAAAGTTCCTAA
- a CDS encoding S-layer homology domain-containing protein, producing the protein MNTHPMRVSSVALLTLLLVGTTPRGCLLAASAHGLTAGAIHQLAVNPPSPHSSPSGERLLAQNGANITLTDIQAHWAVDFIAALVERDIMRGFPDGTFRPDARVNRAEFAAVIERAFANRLSQTGRRPVPEFSDLPPNHWAYSAVKTAYALGFLGSYADNTFRPDQQITRVQIIVSLVKGLNLQGSNNNQSLATAFDDVGTIPDYARESIIAALENRLLFSDPNIRQLYPNQIATRADVAALVYRSLAISGLLPDRPPVASAIATASISGDTPKTHNPRTASGIYG; encoded by the coding sequence ATGAATACCCATCCCATGCGCGTCTCGTCTGTTGCCTTACTAACATTACTCCTGGTAGGCACAACCCCCCGAGGTTGCCTCCTCGCCGCCTCTGCTCATGGTTTGACCGCAGGGGCAATTCATCAATTAGCTGTCAACCCCCCATCTCCCCATTCTTCTCCCTCGGGGGAAAGATTACTCGCCCAAAATGGCGCCAATATCACCCTAACCGATATCCAGGCGCACTGGGCAGTAGATTTTATCGCCGCGTTAGTGGAGCGGGATATCATGCGGGGGTTTCCCGATGGCACTTTCCGCCCCGATGCTCGGGTAAACCGGGCGGAATTCGCCGCTGTGATTGAAAGAGCATTCGCCAATAGATTATCCCAAACTGGACGCCGCCCGGTGCCCGAATTTAGCGACTTACCCCCCAATCACTGGGCTTATAGCGCCGTTAAAACTGCCTACGCTCTAGGGTTTCTCGGCTCTTATGCGGATAATACCTTCCGTCCCGACCAGCAAATCACTCGCGTTCAAATCATCGTCAGCTTGGTTAAAGGGCTGAACCTGCAAGGGAGTAACAATAACCAAAGTCTCGCCACTGCTTTTGATGATGTTGGCACAATTCCCGACTATGCGCGGGAGAGCATCATCGCGGCGTTGGAAAACCGCTTGCTGTTTAGCGACCCGAATATCCGGCAATTATATCCCAATCAAATCGCTACCAGAGCTGATGTGGCGGCTTTGGTTTATCGGTCTTTGGCCATTAGCGGCTTGTTGCCCGATCGTCCGCCAGTGGCGAGTGCCATCGCCACCGCCAGCATCAGTGGCGACACCCCCAAGACCCACAATCCCAGAACCGCGAGTGGCATTTACGGGTAA